The genomic region TTTACTTTTATATGGTATAGCTTCTCCTGCGCTCTGTTAATGAAAACAGGGTGCTGCTACCCGCTGGCTGTACGGCGTTGAACCGTATAATAAAATGATAAATAAAAACAGGAATGGGATCGATACTTTGACGAAACCCTTTTCGTAAAAACAATTTCATGGCGAAAGGAATAACTATGCTACTTGATCACATTGATATGCAGATCCTTCAGATCCTGACTAGAAATTCACGTATTCAATGGAAGGAGTTAGGCGAACAAATTCACATGACGGGGCAAGCCGTAGGGAATCGCATCAAGAAACTTGAGGATAACGGCGTTATCAAGGCGTATACCCTAATTGTTGATGAGATGAAATTAGGGTTAAACTATACGGCATTTGTCATTATTACCATGAAGTCGGCGAACCACGCTTCATTTATTCATCTTCTTAACAATCGGAATGAAGTGGTCGAAGCTCATCGGATTTCGGGGGAAGGTTGTTATCATTTAACGATCAAGGTGGCATCCCAAGAACAATTAAACCATGTTCTTAATCAATTACTCGATCATGGGAACTACAGCTTGAATTTGTCCGTACAGAAAATCAAACAACGTAGTGCACTGGATGCTACCTTTGAATGATTGAAAAAACAATAGGTTGGGAAAAGGAAATGTCGGATGATAAGGCCGCCGATTGGGGTTAGAATCAAATGTTACATGGCCGGCGCATTCAGCTATCGGGGACAATAGTGCAAACGTCTGAACTGCAGCAGGCGTGCGGCTGCTTTGACAAATAAGCACACCTTGGTATGCTTATTTATTTGACTATTGAAGTTCGATTTTTCAAGTCCCAGATAGGCAGACGGATTTTGCTTTCGACTGTCCTCCACCATTTGCCAATCGCTTCTGTTCCTGCTGGATGAGACGATCGGTCGCGATTTATGCGCACGGCACGGACCGGTTCCGCCTCTGATTGATCGCATAGCGAGAACAAGTTCTTCTCAAACAAGTGTTGGAAGGTATCGCCAGAAGTAAGGTAAAATCGGAGCGAGTCAAATATTACCTTA from Paenibacillus antri harbors:
- a CDS encoding Lrp/AsnC family transcriptional regulator encodes the protein MLLDHIDMQILQILTRNSRIQWKELGEQIHMTGQAVGNRIKKLEDNGVIKAYTLIVDEMKLGLNYTAFVIITMKSANHASFIHLLNNRNEVVEAHRISGEGCYHLTIKVASQEQLNHVLNQLLDHGNYSLNLSVQKIKQRSALDATFE